Proteins encoded by one window of Cupriavidus sp. EM10:
- a CDS encoding DEAD/DEAH box helicase, translating to MTQHEDFRAEQPFASADDANATPAAAVSPLDKLDAMLNADAAPAAQASETPAAESGFANLGLDAAILRALAEANYNNPTPVQAQAIPAFLAGRDLLVSSQTGSGKTAAFMLPAIQRISEKPAPNRPTEPAKRMKGKRPRPAAAQPSLLVLTPTRELALQVTEAAAKYGRHLRRIVCASILGGMPYPKQLAMLSRMPDILVATPGRLLDHIEAGRIDLSALDMLVFDEADRMLDMGFADDIDAIVAATPASRQTLMFSATLDARIGQLASRQLRDPQRIEIAAARADHSNIEQRLHFTDDMSHKERLLDHLLRDSSLKQAIVFTATKRDADSLAERLSDTGFAAGALHGDMTQGARNRTLTALRRGNLRVLVATDVAARGIDVPDITHVVNFDLPKQAEDYVHRIGRTGRAGRSGIAINLVNHGDMFQWRRIERFTNHRIDASVIEGLEPRRSPKPRSNFGGKPGGRDGFRGNGGGYRGNNGGNGGGYRGNNGGNREGGERSFGGGNSGERRFSNDGNRGGFGDRGARSFGDDNRGFGDRGNGGFGDRGNTGYRGQGQGQGQGQQRSFGDRNFGGEQRSYGNRDGQPRDGNRGGFGGERSFGDRSFGDRKFGDRGDRGGFGGQRNGNSRSRYER from the coding sequence ATGACCCAGCACGAAGATTTCCGTGCGGAGCAGCCTTTTGCTTCCGCCGACGACGCCAATGCCACGCCCGCCGCTGCCGTGAGCCCGCTCGACAAGCTCGACGCGATGCTCAACGCCGATGCAGCTCCGGCCGCGCAAGCGTCGGAAACCCCGGCCGCGGAGAGCGGCTTTGCAAACCTTGGCCTGGACGCCGCCATCCTGCGCGCCCTGGCCGAAGCCAACTACAACAACCCCACCCCGGTCCAGGCCCAGGCGATTCCCGCCTTCCTGGCTGGCCGCGACCTGCTGGTCTCGAGCCAGACGGGTTCGGGCAAGACCGCCGCGTTCATGCTGCCGGCCATCCAGCGCATCAGCGAAAAGCCGGCGCCGAACCGTCCGACCGAACCGGCCAAGCGCATGAAGGGCAAGCGTCCTCGCCCGGCCGCCGCCCAGCCGTCGCTGCTGGTGCTGACGCCGACGCGTGAACTGGCCCTGCAGGTGACCGAGGCCGCCGCCAAGTACGGCCGCCATCTGCGCCGCATCGTGTGCGCCAGCATCCTGGGCGGCATGCCCTATCCGAAGCAGCTGGCCATGCTGTCGCGCATGCCGGACATCCTGGTGGCAACGCCGGGCCGTCTGCTGGACCACATCGAAGCCGGCCGCATCGACCTGTCCGCGCTGGACATGCTGGTGTTCGACGAAGCCGACCGCATGCTCGACATGGGCTTTGCCGACGATATCGACGCCATCGTGGCCGCCACGCCGGCATCGCGCCAGACGCTGATGTTCTCGGCCACGCTGGACGCCCGTATCGGCCAACTGGCCTCGCGCCAGCTGCGCGACCCGCAACGCATCGAGATCGCCGCCGCCCGCGCCGATCACAGCAACATCGAACAGCGCCTGCACTTCACCGACGACATGTCGCACAAGGAACGCCTGCTCGACCACCTGCTGCGCGATTCGTCGCTGAAGCAGGCCATCGTGTTCACGGCCACCAAGCGCGACGCCGATTCGCTGGCCGAGCGCCTGTCGGATACCGGCTTTGCCGCCGGTGCCCTGCACGGCGACATGACGCAAGGCGCGCGTAACCGCACGCTGACGGCCCTGCGCCGCGGCAACCTGCGCGTGCTCGTGGCCACCGACGTGGCCGCGCGCGGCATCGACGTGCCCGATATCACCCACGTGGTGAACTTCGACCTGCCCAAGCAGGCGGAAGACTACGTGCACCGTATCGGCCGTACCGGCCGTGCCGGCCGCTCGGGTATCGCCATCAACCTGGTGAACCATGGCGACATGTTCCAGTGGCGCCGTATCGAGCGCTTCACGAACCACCGCATCGACGCATCGGTGATCGAGGGCCTGGAGCCGCGTCGCTCACCGAAGCCGCGTTCGAACTTCGGCGGCAAGCCGGGCGGCCGTGATGGCTTCCGTGGCAATGGCGGCGGCTATCGTGGCAACAACGGTGGCAACGGTGGCGGCTACCGTGGCAACAACGGTGGCAACCGCGAAGGCGGCGAGCGCAGCTTTGGCGGCGGCAACTCCGGCGAGCGCCGCTTCAGCAATGACGGCAATCGTGGTGGCTTTGGCGACCGTGGCGCCCGCAGCTTCGGCGACGACAACCGTGGCTTCGGCGACCGTGGCAACGGCGGCTTCGGCGACCGTGGCAACACTGGCTACCGTGGCCAGGGCCAGGGCCAGGGTCAAGGCCAGCAACGCAGCTTCGGCGACCGGAATTTCGGCGGCGAGCAGCGTTCGTACGGCAACCGTGACGGCCAGCCGCGCGACGGCAACCGTGGTGGCTTCGGCGGCGAGCGCAGCTTCGGCGACCGCAGCTTTGGCGACCGCAAGTTCGGCGACCGTGGCGATCGCGGCGGCTTCGGCGGCCAACGCAACGGCAACAGCCGCTCGCGCTACGAGCGTTGA